In the Desulfosporosinus acidiphilus SJ4 genome, GCATATCATTTGCGCTCTAAAGTACAAGGAGGTCGTTTATGGGCTTGCAAGGATTGGAAACATCCATGTTTTACCTTATGTTAGCAGCTTATATTATTAGCATGGTGTTGTATTGGGTTTATTTAGGCAGCAAAGACGAAATGTTCGGGTATTTTGCTACTATTATTACGTTTATAGGGCTAATCGGTAACACTGCGGCGATTGTTGTAAGAATGATTATCGCACAACGCCCACCCCTTTCAAATGGGTATGAATTTATCTTAACGTTTTGTTGGGGGATAGTCGCTGTCTATTTGTTCACGGAATTACGATTTAAGATTAAGTATTTAGGATCATTTGTGATGCCAGTACCTTTCTTGTTGATAATGTTTATCATAATGTCAATGGGACCAGAGGAACGTCTTGTCCAAGCGATTCCTCCTGCTCTCAAGAGCCAGTGGTTAACGTTCCATGTAGTTACTGCTATGTTTGCCTATGGGGCTTTTGCAATCTCTTTTGGATTAGGGTTAATGTACTTGCTAAAATGTCAAACGCTCGCAAAGTCCTCCCATAACTCATCAAGAATTCCTTCCTTGCAAGTTCTTGATGAATTATCCTATAAAATAGTCGGGTTTGCTTTCCCACTTCTGACGCTTTGTATCATCACGGGAGCAATTTGGGCAAATTACGCTTGGGGTACCTATTGGTCTTGGGACCCTAAAGAGACTTGGTCACTAATTACTTGGATTATTTACGCGGGATATTTGCACGCGCGCTTAATGTATGGCTGGAAAGGAAAAAGAGCTGCTTGGATGGCTGTCTTCGGATTTTTGGCCGTGTTATTTACTTTCTTTGGAGTAAATTATTTCTTGCCTGGTCTTCATTCTTATGCTTCCTAAAGTAAGTGCTAAGTTATTGCGGAAGTATGTTTTCACAACGATACTAGGCTGAAATCTAACTATGTGCTCAAATGAGGAGGATTTTCATGCAAGGGCGACGCCTCTGGACCATCGTAGGTGCAGTGGGCGTGTTTGCAATCGTTATGGTGTACGTTTGGTTTGCTGCTCGGTATGCGTCCGGAATCAACACAGGTATCCACCCGACTCTTTGGCTGGCTTTTATTGCGGGGTTGCTTTCTTTTGTTTCCCCGTGTTGTCTACCACTGTATCCATCGTATATTTCCTATATTTCCTGAATTACTTTTTCTAGGAACGAAAAACAGCTCTTGGCTCACCGGTTAAAGGCGTTGACCCACACGCTTTTCTTCGTGATTGGGTTTTCGATGGTCTTTTTAGCGCTTGGGTTGTCGGCGACCGTGCTCGGGCAAGTC is a window encoding:
- the ccsB gene encoding c-type cytochrome biogenesis protein CcsB, which encodes MGLQGLETSMFYLMLAAYIISMVLYWVYLGSKDEMFGYFATIITFIGLIGNTAAIVVRMIIAQRPPLSNGYEFILTFCWGIVAVYLFTELRFKIKYLGSFVMPVPFLLIMFIIMSMGPEERLVQAIPPALKSQWLTFHVVTAMFAYGAFAISFGLGLMYLLKCQTLAKSSHNSSRIPSLQVLDELSYKIVGFAFPLLTLCIITGAIWANYAWGTYWSWDPKETWSLITWIIYAGYLHARLMYGWKGKRAAWMAVFGFLAVLFTFFGVNYFLPGLHSYAS